The genomic window CTCTTCCACGACAAATGCGGCGGGGAACGGCGCGGCGGTCTTGCCCCCCACGGCCTCCAACCGCTTGTTCAGCGATCTGCCGCGGGGCCGATTCATGGGCAGATCCATCCCGCCCGCTGCGCCCAGTTGCTGGTACAACTCCCGCTCCATTTCGATCGCGACCGACTTGTACTCGGGATCATGTAGGAGATTATGTTTCTCGCCGGGATCCTTGATCAGATCGTACAGCTCGTCCGTATCCCAGATGCCGTAGTAGGTAATGTATTTGTAGCGATCTCCGCGAAGCGCAAACTGCGTTGGCGTGTGCGGGAAGTTCTTTTCCCAGTAGTAGACGTAAAGGAAATTCTTGCGCCAAGCCATTTCGGGCGTGTTGGGCAGGTCGAGAAAACTTTGGCCGTCGATGTAGTCGGGCGCTTGCAAACCGGCTGCGTGCAACACGGTGGGGCCGATATCGATATTACCAATCACCTTGTCGACGACCTGGCCTCCTTCGTACAGCTCCGGGCACTGCATCATCATTGGCACTCGCATTGATGCTTCGTACGAAACCCGCTTGTCGATCAACCCGTGCTCACCCCACATAAATCCATTGTCGCCCATGTAAACGACCAACGTCTCATCGTGGATTCCCATTTTTTTCAACTGGTCCAGCACTCGCCCGACGCTGTCGTCCACCGAAAGAACCAATTCGCAATAGCGGCGGTAAAGCGTGTCTAAGCCGATGTCGTCGTGGTAGCTGAAGTCGATACCGTGCCATGAATTCTTTTGATCGCGTACCCAGCGCGGCGCGTTCTTTTCCGCCGTGACGCCCTCGCCGCGAGGCAAGAAGCTGAGATCCTCATTCTCGTAGCGGCCGAGATGACGCTCGGCGGGAATGAAACGCCCATGAACCGCCTTGTGCGATAGATACAAAAAGAATGGCTTATCGCTGTCCTGTTGATCTTCCAACCAATTGACCGCGTAATCGGTCAGCTCATCTGTAATGTAGCCCTGTTGCTTGACGCGTTTGCCGTCGACGTTAAGCGTATAGTCGGGCGTCGGCGGCAGGTAATGGCCCTGTCCGCGAAACGAAACCCAATGATCAAATCCCGGACGCGGGTTATCGGATTGCGCACCCATGTGCCATTTACCAATGAACGCGGTCGCGTAACCGGCTCGCTGCAGATATTGAGGAAAGAAGATGGTTCCCTCGGGCACTAAACGATTGTTATCGATCACCCGATGCTTGTGCGTGTACAACCCCGTCAAGATCGATGCACGCGACGGCGAACACAACGAGGTGGTGACAAACGCGTTCTTGAGGTGCACTCCGTTGGCCGCCAATGAATCCAGATGGGGCGTCTCCAAGAAGGGATGCCCCA from Roseimaritima ulvae includes these protein-coding regions:
- a CDS encoding sulfatase family protein gives rise to the protein MLRVLILFALLISLAAFPVGNTLSADELPVTAKRDGVKPRNVVFILTDDHRYDAMGFMGHPFLETPHLDSLAANGVHLKNAFVTTSLCSPSRASILTGLYTHKHRVIDNNRLVPEGTIFFPQYLQRAGYATAFIGKWHMGAQSDNPRPGFDHWVSFRGQGHYLPPTPDYTLNVDGKRVKQQGYITDELTDYAVNWLEDQQDSDKPFFLYLSHKAVHGRFIPAERHLGRYENEDLSFLPRGEGVTAEKNAPRWVRDQKNSWHGIDFSYHDDIGLDTLYRRYCELVLSVDDSVGRVLDQLKKMGIHDETLVVYMGDNGFMWGEHGLIDKRVSYEASMRVPMMMQCPELYEGGQVVDKVIGNIDIGPTVLHAAGLQAPDYIDGQSFLDLPNTPEMAWRKNFLYVYYWEKNFPHTPTQFALRGDRYKYITYYGIWDTDELYDLIKDPGEKHNLLHDPEYKSVAIEMERELYQQLGAAGGMDLPMNRPRGRSLNKRLEAVGGKTAAPFPAAFVVEEPINRRAPVRSERAKQ